A genomic stretch from Anaerococcus murdochii includes:
- a CDS encoding P-loop NTPase family protein, producing the protein MQIYLINGKNSIGKTDFAVNLAERLSENKMVLLTSLFRSDQSNIEDYYKKDGMISYDISDYFLGLCSLDKVIVEENPNLKFIIAPLVEGKYDIRVQDVYNLIDEVDADIIILDNLYLPIKDAIKIEILDKDEIDKDIHADYFFINRCDEGFDPRTIKEKLQGKSATYLGFVKENEYFKDVIDNLMKGEAEPIGDLGFFEKVKRIFKK; encoded by the coding sequence AAGACCGATTTTGCGGTAAATCTAGCAGAAAGACTTTCTGAAAATAAGATGGTCTTACTTACATCTCTTTTTAGGAGTGACCAATCAAATATTGAAGATTATTACAAGAAGGACGGGATGATAAGCTATGATATATCAGACTATTTTCTAGGTCTTTGTAGCTTGGATAAGGTAATTGTTGAAGAAAATCCAAACTTAAAATTTATTATAGCTCCTCTTGTTGAAGGAAAATACGATATTAGGGTTCAAGACGTTTACAATCTTATAGATGAAGTAGATGCTGATATTATAATTCTAGATAACCTATATCTTCCAATTAAGGATGCAATAAAAATAGAAATTCTTGATAAGGATGAAATAGACAAAGATATTCACGCAGACTATTTCTTCATTAATCGTTGCGATGAAGGCTTTGATCCAAGAACTATCAAAGAAAAACTTCAAGGAAAATCCGCAACCTATCTAGGTTTTGTAAAGGAAAATGAATATTTCAAAGATGTTATAGATAATCTTATGAAAGGCGAAGCAGAGCCAATAGGAGACCTTGGATTTTTTGAAAAAGTAAAGAGGATTTTTAAGAAGTGA
- a CDS encoding ribonuclease E/G, with translation MKVIFDDKKEKILMRQVDGRVMEVIFYDSLLHNIYRGKVLDKIDSLGAYFVEISEKETIFLKSTLNYKIGDNVIAQYVREPANGKLGLGSENFSIENEAYTLTRYPLRKRPKLKKTMEKNDDLYKEILAEKDRLINEEKFLPSPKLLRENSIKEKYLGNFKDYELKDFDINNSLDFAKLIREIKKSEISYKDMSIIVDELKTLTVIDVNTGSRKSKQGKKDFLLNVNLDLVDFIAYNLKLRNIGGMVVIDFLRSDGQDLIKDTFKKSAEAYGLEAEIFGFSPMGLFELSIKRRGDSLKANLAKRSLLF, from the coding sequence GTGAAAGTAATCTTTGACGATAAAAAAGAAAAAATCTTAATGAGACAAGTAGATGGGAGAGTCATGGAAGTCATATTCTATGACTCTCTTCTTCATAATATCTATAGGGGCAAGGTCCTTGACAAGATTGATAGCCTGGGAGCATATTTTGTAGAAATATCCGAAAAAGAAACTATATTCTTAAAATCAACTCTCAATTATAAAATAGGGGATAATGTCATAGCCCAATATGTTAGAGAGCCTGCCAATGGTAAGCTAGGCCTAGGAAGCGAAAATTTTTCTATAGAAAATGAGGCCTACACTCTAACTAGATATCCGCTTAGGAAAAGACCAAAGCTTAAAAAAACTATGGAAAAAAATGATGACTTGTATAAGGAAATCTTAGCGGAAAAAGATAGGCTAATTAATGAGGAGAAATTCCTACCAAGTCCAAAACTTTTGAGGGAAAATTCAATAAAGGAAAAATACCTTGGAAATTTTAAGGATTATGAGTTAAAAGACTTTGATATTAATAATTCTTTAGATTTTGCTAAGCTCATTAGAGAGATAAAAAAATCGGAAATTTCCTACAAGGATATGTCGATTATTGTTGATGAACTTAAGACTCTAACTGTGATTGACGTTAATACAGGCAGCAGAAAATCAAAACAGGGGAAAAAAGACTTTCTTTTGAATGTAAATTTAGACCTAGTTGACTTTATTGCTTATAATCTGAAATTAAGGAATATCGGAGGAATGGTTGTTATTGACTTTTTAAGGTCAGACGGGCAAGATTTGATAAAAGACACCTTTAAAAAATCAGCAGAAGCTTACGGTCTAGAGGCAGAAATATTTGGGTTTTCTCCCATGGGACTTTTTGAATTATCAATAAAAAGAAGAGGCGATAGTTTAAAAGCTAACCTTGCGAAAAGATCTTTACTTTTCTAG
- a CDS encoding GIY-YIG nuclease family protein, with translation MHFVYILRCGDNSLYTGYTNDVTERVKAHNSGKGAKYTRSRLPVSLVYYKRVDSKSIGLKLEARIKKLTKKEKEALVKAFNLEK, from the coding sequence ATGCACTTTGTTTATATCTTAAGGTGTGGGGATAATTCCCTCTATACTGGTTATACCAATGATGTCACAGAGAGAGTTAAGGCCCACAATTCAGGCAAAGGTGCTAAGTACACCAGGTCAAGGCTTCCTGTAAGTCTAGTTTATTACAAAAGAGTCGACAGCAAATCCATTGGCCTTAAGCTTGAGGCAAGGATAAAAAAACTTACAAAAAAAGAAAAAGAGGCTTTAGTAAAAGCATTTAACCTAGAAAAGTAA
- a CDS encoding regulatory protein RecX, protein MIIENIEYSDKYNLIRLTISKEKFYVDYDLYYENAFEIDKEIDFPTYKLILANDEFNRAKNYALNKISYSQKSTYEIRQKLKEQKFSEDVIEKIIAYLDSYGFLDDESYVKAYIRDKDEISNWSRGKIRFMLKRKHIDDNLIEDYIYMISDEREAEKAGFFADKKIKNDFSYENRAKVFRHLASKGFDVDIINQVLNERFS, encoded by the coding sequence ATGATTATCGAAAATATAGAATATTCAGACAAATACAATTTAATTAGGCTTACTATTTCAAAGGAGAAATTTTATGTAGACTACGATCTCTACTACGAAAATGCCTTTGAAATTGATAAGGAAATTGACTTTCCTACCTACAAGCTGATTTTAGCCAATGATGAGTTTAATAGGGCCAAAAATTACGCCTTAAATAAGATTTCTTATTCGCAAAAATCAACCTATGAAATAAGGCAAAAACTAAAAGAACAAAAGTTTTCAGAAGATGTAATAGAAAAAATCATTGCCTATCTTGATTCCTACGGATTTCTCGATGATGAGTCCTATGTCAAGGCCTACATAAGGGATAAGGATGAGATTTCAAACTGGTCTAGGGGCAAGATTCGCTTCATGCTAAAAAGAAAACACATCGATGATAATTTAATCGAAGATTATATCTATATGATTTCTGACGAAAGAGAAGCTGAGAAAGCAGGATTTTTTGCTGATAAGAAGATCAAAAACGACTTTTCTTATGAAAATAGGGCCAAGGTTTTTAGACACCTTGCCAGCAAGGGTTTTGACGTTGACATCATTAACCAAGTCCTAAACGAGAGATTTTCCTGA
- a CDS encoding tyrosine-type recombinase/integrase → MKRDRKFANGEGSITYVKGRKSPWWARLPATYDINGKEYRPTVGFYKSRKEAKAALDNYVCVDDIKTFREIYEAYKKTDDFLKLSYKTKNRYEDAFLSFHPIWNKNIMEIKTMEMQRCIDQKVKEGYYETINGQKIRKDYSKDSISRLKHVASKIYQFAEKHELVDKDRAKLLDVKGKENTKEKTIFYTQDIDKLFKSIPYNPDARHILCMIFTGMRTSEYRKLKTMNIDFKKRIIRDFGMKTNKGKRRIMFIHDRIYDILKELAQESTTGYIVENTRINPQNPKPSHPSDTTFRNTIFKGALKKAGLEETTPIQCRYTFATIAHMSGISDIDLMDLMGHESIETTKKSYIQVVDIYLYNQFQTYNFKTALKAG, encoded by the coding sequence ATGAAAAGAGATAGAAAATTCGCCAATGGTGAAGGCTCAATCACCTACGTCAAAGGCAGAAAATCACCATGGTGGGCAAGACTCCCCGCCACCTATGACATAAATGGTAAAGAATATAGACCCACAGTTGGATTTTATAAATCAAGGAAAGAAGCAAAAGCCGCCCTAGACAATTATGTATGTGTAGACGACATAAAAACATTCAGGGAAATTTACGAAGCATATAAAAAGACAGATGATTTTTTAAAACTAAGTTATAAAACAAAAAACAGATACGAGGACGCCTTCCTATCCTTCCACCCTATCTGGAATAAAAACATAATGGAAATAAAAACTATGGAGATGCAAAGATGTATAGATCAGAAAGTAAAAGAAGGATACTATGAAACCATCAACGGCCAAAAAATAAGAAAAGATTACTCCAAAGACTCAATCTCAAGGTTAAAACACGTAGCAAGTAAAATCTACCAATTTGCAGAAAAACATGAATTAGTAGATAAAGATAGAGCAAAACTACTGGATGTAAAAGGTAAAGAAAACACCAAAGAAAAAACTATATTCTACACCCAAGATATAGACAAACTTTTCAAATCTATCCCATACAACCCCGACGCTCGCCACATACTCTGCATGATATTTACAGGGATGAGGACATCGGAATATAGGAAATTAAAAACTATGAACATTGACTTCAAAAAAAGAATCATTAGAGATTTTGGTATGAAAACCAATAAAGGCAAAAGAAGGATAATGTTTATACACGATAGAATCTACGATATATTAAAAGAATTAGCTCAAGAATCAACCACAGGCTATATAGTAGAAAACACAAGAATAAACCCACAAAACCCAAAGCCATCTCATCCAAGTGATACCACCTTTAGAAACACAATCTTTAAAGGAGCACTCAAAAAGGCAGGACTAGAAGAAACAACCCCTATACAATGTAGGTATACCTTCGCCACAATAGCTCATATGTCAGGCATAAGTGATATAGATCTCATGGACTTAATGGGACACGAATCCATAGAAACCACAAAGAAATCTTATATCCAAGTAGTAGATATATATCTATATAACCAGTTCCAAACCTATAATTTTAAAACTGCACTAAAAGCAGGATAA
- a CDS encoding LexA family protein translates to MTKLTENLKHYRKLNGYTQETIAPKLKITTSAYGMYEQGRNTPPYSKLKELSEIYNISISELTGEPRENLEFIARSVSVHTYPYIDNYVSAGSPTTISGMENLPKIQIPDELTGNYAGSKNLFFLKVNGESMNKIIPNDSVIGIIGYDTIYDLKNGDIVVYATQDGEYAVKYFYRDGNKLIFRPASTNPNYYDTIFDIKDNIKIIGKVVQYSVTL, encoded by the coding sequence ATGACAAAACTCACTGAAAATCTAAAACATTACAGAAAATTGAACGGATATACTCAGGAAACAATTGCTCCAAAATTAAAAATCACCACATCCGCCTATGGTATGTATGAACAAGGTAGAAATACTCCCCCATACTCCAAATTGAAAGAATTGTCAGAAATATACAATATATCAATTTCAGAATTAACTGGAGAGCCGAGGGAAAATTTAGAATTTATAGCCCGATCCGTATCAGTCCACACCTACCCCTACATAGATAATTATGTATCAGCAGGCAGTCCGACAACTATAAGCGGTATGGAAAACCTCCCAAAAATCCAAATTCCAGATGAACTAACAGGCAACTATGCAGGAAGCAAAAATCTTTTCTTTTTAAAGGTAAATGGTGAATCAATGAATAAGATAATCCCTAATGACTCAGTAATCGGGATAATCGGCTATGATACCATCTACGACCTAAAAAATGGCGACATAGTGGTATATGCAACCCAAGACGGAGAATATGCTGTCAAATACTTTTACAGGGATGGCAATAAACTTATATTCAGACCAGCCTCAACCAATCCAAACTACTACGACACAATCTTTGATATAAAAGATAACATAAAGATTATAGGAAAAGTAGTCCAATACTCAGTAACGCTATAA
- a CDS encoding helix-turn-helix transcriptional regulator, with amino-acid sequence MIDINNKIKIYRAIKNVSQQELADAIGVSQQTIGRIEKLGTTNLMTAQKIANYFGVRIEDIFLNKNTTLNVN; translated from the coding sequence GTGATTGATATAAATAATAAAATCAAAATTTACAGGGCTATAAAAAATGTTAGCCAACAAGAGTTGGCAGATGCGATAGGAGTTAGTCAACAAACAATTGGAAGGATAGAAAAGCTAGGAACTACTAATTTAATGACGGCACAAAAAATAGCTAATTATTTTGGGGTAAGAATCGAAGATATTTTTTTAAATAAAAATACCACTTTAAATGTTAATTAG
- a CDS encoding YqaJ viral recombinase family nuclease produces the protein MKKIANVAKLSREEWLEMRTKGLGGSDAAAACGLNPWKSKASLYLEKTGQVVKDFDSEVMRQGRDLEDYVARRFTEATGKKVRRNNFMMASKKHPFLLADIDREVVGENAILECKTTSPFAKDKWDDGQIPINYELQCHHYMMVTGAEKCYIACLIFSTDFIIREIERDEEVIEMLKAQEVDFWENYVLAGQMPAPDGSAEYDTALKDRFKGGLEDSIDLDVDELDFKSYLETKDLIKDLETRTKEFEQEIKLQLGDHDFGATKFLQVSYKPFTTTRIDTKRIKKERPEIFEEFSKTTESRRFNLKEIVNE, from the coding sequence ATGAAGAAGATTGCTAATGTTGCTAAGTTAAGCCGTGAAGAATGGCTTGAGATGAGGACTAAGGGCCTGGGTGGGTCGGATGCTGCGGCCGCCTGTGGTCTTAATCCTTGGAAATCTAAGGCTAGCCTCTATCTTGAAAAGACGGGGCAAGTTGTAAAAGATTTTGATAGCGAAGTTATGAGGCAGGGCCGAGACCTTGAAGATTATGTTGCTAGGAGATTTACAGAGGCGACTGGTAAGAAGGTTAGAAGAAATAACTTCATGATGGCTAGCAAAAAACATCCGTTCCTGCTTGCTGATATTGATAGGGAAGTGGTCGGGGAAAATGCAATCCTTGAGTGTAAGACTACTAGCCCTTTTGCAAAAGATAAGTGGGATGATGGGCAAATCCCTATAAATTATGAATTACAATGTCACCATTACATGATGGTGACTGGGGCTGAAAAATGCTATATTGCTTGCCTTATCTTTTCTACTGATTTTATTATCAGGGAGATTGAGAGGGACGAAGAAGTAATTGAGATGTTGAAAGCCCAAGAGGTTGATTTTTGGGAAAATTACGTCCTAGCTGGTCAGATGCCAGCTCCTGATGGGTCGGCTGAGTATGATACGGCTCTTAAAGATAGGTTTAAGGGAGGTCTTGAAGATTCTATTGATCTAGATGTTGATGAGTTAGATTTCAAGTCCTATCTTGAGACCAAAGACCTTATAAAGGATTTGGAGACTAGGACAAAGGAGTTTGAACAAGAGATTAAGCTACAGTTAGGAGACCATGATTTTGGAGCGACAAAGTTTTTACAGGTTAGCTATAAGCCTTTTACTACTACTAGGATTGACACTAAGAGAATAAAAAAAGAGAGACCAGAGATTTTTGAGGAGTTTTCAAAAACTACAGAGTCTAGGAGATTTAATTTGAAGGAGATTGTAAATGAATAA
- a CDS encoding recombinase RecT, which produces MTNAKQALQKKNDSRTPAQRKQDTVRGLLKSMEGEIKNALPAYLPVEKFIRTALTAINSNPKLANCTQESLLAAIMNSAQLGLEFNTPLGEAYLIPYENKKKRITTVNFQIGYRGLLKLAYNTGQFKRITAREVRENEKFDFDYGTGEITHKPCLTGDSGDVIGYYAIYQTKDGGQDVFYMSKDDARNYGIKFSKSFNYSDSPWQTNFDAMAKKSALIQVLKYAPKAIESQALVQATNFDNANFEKSRTVESGERVYQVDYDLEPTEVVEVEEKEAPANVDKETGEVIEVDKQSGLFDDDFEPVKEV; this is translated from the coding sequence ATGACTAATGCAAAACAAGCACTACAAAAAAAGAACGATTCTAGGACACCAGCACAAAGAAAGCAAGATACGGTTAGGGGACTTCTTAAGTCTATGGAGGGGGAGATTAAAAATGCCCTCCCTGCTTACTTACCAGTTGAAAAGTTTATAAGGACTGCACTTACTGCTATTAATTCTAATCCTAAACTTGCTAATTGTACACAAGAGTCTTTACTTGCTGCAATCATGAATTCAGCCCAGCTTGGTCTTGAATTTAATACACCATTAGGTGAGGCTTACCTCATCCCTTATGAAAATAAGAAAAAAAGGATTACTACAGTTAATTTTCAAATTGGTTATAGAGGTTTATTAAAATTAGCCTATAATACGGGGCAATTTAAGAGGATTACAGCCCGTGAGGTTAGGGAAAACGAAAAATTTGATTTCGATTATGGGACTGGTGAGATTACTCATAAGCCTTGCTTGACTGGCGATAGTGGGGATGTTATCGGCTACTATGCAATTTACCAGACCAAGGACGGCGGGCAGGATGTCTTTTATATGTCAAAGGACGATGCAAGAAATTATGGGATAAAGTTTTCAAAATCTTTTAATTATAGTGATAGCCCTTGGCAGACTAATTTTGATGCTATGGCTAAGAAGTCGGCTCTGATCCAAGTCCTTAAGTATGCACCTAAGGCTATTGAAAGTCAGGCTCTAGTACAGGCGACTAACTTTGATAATGCTAACTTTGAAAAGTCTAGGACTGTTGAAAGCGGTGAGAGGGTTTATCAGGTTGATTATGATCTTGAGCCTACTGAGGTGGTCGAGGTCGAGGAGAAAGAGGCTCCAGCTAATGTCGATAAGGAGACTGGCGAAGTTATCGAGGTGGATAAGCAATCTGGATTATTTGATGATGATTTTGAGCCTGTCAAGGAGGTCTAA
- a CDS encoding phage replisome organizer N-terminal domain-containing protein yields the protein MGDNKRYYWLKLKDDFFDSRKMKKLRKVAGGDTYTIIYLKLQLLSINNEGVIEFEGTDEDIYHQLALDIDEEIDDIKMTLAFCNANDLIEYVDDDVFLSEVPALIGSETASTRRSRKHRRKQKALQSNGQALQCNTNATKCNTEQEQDIEQEQERREKSKSSREEELTYRCYCQFIKNNSNIDDRDLFDKAIEQYGWRNVLYTLVVIRDERKVKVSSFKYVLEMLRDVEKYDDFTVSYVANREINEMEKKDED from the coding sequence TTGGGTGATAATAAGAGGTATTATTGGTTAAAATTAAAGGATGACTTCTTTGATAGTCGAAAGATGAAGAAGCTTAGAAAGGTGGCTGGTGGTGATACTTACACCATCATCTACCTTAAGCTCCAGCTTTTAAGCATAAATAATGAGGGAGTTATTGAGTTTGAGGGGACTGACGAAGATATTTATCACCAGTTGGCCCTTGATATCGACGAAGAAATTGACGATATAAAAATGACTTTGGCTTTTTGTAATGCTAATGATCTAATTGAGTATGTGGATGATGATGTTTTTCTAAGTGAAGTGCCAGCCTTGATTGGGTCGGAAACGGCTTCAACTAGACGTTCAAGGAAGCATAGAAGAAAGCAGAAGGCGTTGCAATCGAACGGTCAAGCGTTGCAATGCAACACCAATGCAACAAAATGCAACACAGAGCAAGAGCAAGATATAGAGCAAGAGCAAGAGAGAAGAGAAAAGAGTAAGAGCAGCAGAGAAGAAGAATTGACTTATCGCTGCTACTGCCAATTTATTAAAAACAATTCAAATATTGATGATAGGGACTTATTTGATAAGGCCATAGAACAATATGGTTGGAGAAATGTCCTATATACCCTAGTTGTGATTAGGGATGAAAGAAAAGTTAAGGTTTCTAGTTTCAAGTATGTGCTTGAGATGTTAAGGGATGTTGAAAAATACGATGACTTCACTGTTAGCTATGTGGCTAATAGGGAGATTAACGAAATGGAGAAAAAGGATGAAGATTGA
- a CDS encoding RusA family crossover junction endodeoxyribonuclease — protein MDLTNLLAATCDILTDYGVIADDNYKIVVSHDGSRVDFDKERPRVEIEIERIEE, from the coding sequence GTGGATCTAACTAATTTACTTGCTGCGACTTGCGATATACTAACCGATTATGGGGTGATTGCTGATGATAATTATAAGATTGTGGTTTCTCATGATGGGTCTAGGGTGGATTTTGATAAGGAAAGGCCAAGGGTCGAGATTGAGATTGAAAGGATTGAAGAATGA
- a CDS encoding DUF3310 domain-containing protein, which yields MIDAFDLDFNLGNAFKYIARAGKKDNKVEDLRKAITYLNREIEKEEKARPFCMPDAFEKAIMDYGRQEIYED from the coding sequence GTGATAGATGCCTTTGATCTTGATTTTAACCTTGGTAATGCTTTTAAGTATATTGCTAGGGCTGGGAAAAAAGATAACAAGGTGGAGGATTTGAGGAAGGCTATAACTTATCTTAATCGAGAGATTGAGAAAGAGGAAAAAGCCAGACCATTCTGTATGCCAGATGCTTTTGAGAAAGCGATTATGGATTATGGGAGACAGGAGATTTATGAGGATTGA